A stretch of Clostridium formicaceticum DNA encodes these proteins:
- the cobT gene encoding nicotinate-nucleotide--dimethylbenzimidazole phosphoribosyltransferase — protein MCAKLAEILQGIQPSNKEWGQKAKEYLNNLATPPGSLGELLALAEQLAAIKETLKPSVKNKMVIVMAGDHGVVEEGVSAFPQEVTPQMVANFVKGGASINVLSEVVGAKVVVVDMGVAVDLTDFIEKGSVLPYKIDYGTKNMTQEPAMTREQAEKALLAGIEVVSKMIQEKGAELIATGDMGIGNTTPSSAIVSVMTGKTVAEVTGRGTGVDDKGLENKIRAIEKAVKINKPDPKDALDVLSKVGGYEIAGIAGVILGAAYHKVPVVVDGFISTAGALIAKGLNPNVVDYMIASHKSVEVGHQHMWQELGLNPILDLKFRLGEGTGAAMAMNVVEAAAQVINKVLTFEDAGVSKDA, from the coding sequence ATGTGTGCTAAGTTAGCTGAAATTCTTCAAGGAATTCAACCAAGCAATAAAGAATGGGGACAAAAAGCGAAGGAATACTTAAATAATCTAGCAACCCCTCCAGGAAGTTTAGGAGAATTACTTGCATTGGCAGAACAACTGGCAGCAATTAAGGAAACCTTAAAGCCTTCCGTAAAAAATAAAATGGTTATCGTGATGGCAGGGGATCATGGGGTTGTAGAAGAAGGTGTCAGTGCTTTTCCTCAGGAGGTTACCCCTCAGATGGTGGCAAACTTTGTCAAGGGTGGTGCTAGCATCAATGTCCTATCAGAAGTGGTGGGAGCAAAGGTTGTTGTTGTGGATATGGGGGTAGCCGTGGATTTAACCGACTTTATTGAAAAAGGAAGCGTATTGCCCTATAAAATAGATTACGGAACAAAAAATATGACACAAGAACCGGCAATGACAAGAGAACAAGCTGAAAAAGCACTTTTAGCAGGTATTGAAGTGGTTAGCAAGATGATTCAAGAAAAGGGAGCAGAACTAATTGCCACTGGAGACATGGGTATAGGCAATACCACTCCCAGCAGTGCCATTGTATCGGTAATGACAGGAAAAACAGTTGCTGAAGTTACCGGTAGGGGCACCGGTGTAGACGATAAGGGTTTAGAAAATAAGATTCGTGCCATAGAAAAAGCAGTAAAAATCAACAAACCCGATCCTAAAGATGCTTTAGACGTCTTATCCAAGGTAGGAGGCTATGAAATAGCAGGAATTGCTGGAGTGATTTTAGGAGCAGCTTATCATAAGGTGCCCGTAGTTGTTGACGGTTTTATCTCTACTGCAGGAGCCTTAATTGCAAAAGGCTTAAATCCAAATGTGGTGGATTACATGATCGCTTCTCATAAATCTGTAGAAGTAGGTCATCAACATATGTGGCAGGAACTAGGCTTAAATCCTATATTGGACCTAAAATTCCGATTAGGGGAGGGTACTGGGGCCGCCATGGCGATGAATGTTGTTGAAGCTGCAGCCCAAGTAATCAATAAGGTACTTACCTTTGAAGATGCGGGAGTTAGTAAAGATGCTTAA
- the bzaB gene encoding B12 lower ligand biosynthesis ThiC-like protein BzaB — protein sequence MNQIEAARAGKVTEEMEIVALQEQVEVEFIRKGVAEGRIVIPKNRVRNRSKLCGIGAGLDIKVNALIGTSSDRDQMDMEMKKLRIAEEAGCHSFMDLSTGGDIDGMRKQTLSLANVAVGSVPVYQAGVEAIDKKGSIVGMTSDDLFETIEKQAADGMDFMAVHCALNFDIINTLQKTGRVTDVVSRGGSFLTGWMLQNQKENPLYEEFDRLLKIMKAYDVVLSIGDAIRPGSTADSLDQSQIKGLMVAGDLVKRALAAGVQVMIEGPGHVPLNHVKTTMQLQKRLCHNVPYYILGFLATDIAPGYDNITGAIGGAFAGMHGADFLCYLTPAEHLGLPNEDDVRTGVISTRIAAQAANIARKRGHVINNELQMAKARVEMNLEKQLQTAIHPEILKQAMKGQKNEDQHCSACGDDDCAMQVAAKYFGIA from the coding sequence ATGAATCAAATAGAGGCGGCAAGAGCAGGTAAAGTTACAGAAGAAATGGAAATCGTTGCATTACAAGAGCAGGTAGAGGTCGAGTTTATCAGAAAAGGTGTGGCAGAAGGAAGAATCGTTATCCCTAAAAATAGAGTAAGAAACCGTTCTAAGTTATGTGGAATTGGTGCAGGCTTAGATATTAAAGTAAACGCTCTCATCGGTACCTCCAGTGATCGAGATCAAATGGATATGGAGATGAAGAAATTAAGAATTGCCGAGGAAGCAGGCTGTCACTCCTTTATGGATTTAAGTACTGGGGGAGATATCGACGGTATGAGAAAGCAAACCTTATCCTTAGCCAACGTAGCTGTAGGAAGTGTACCAGTATATCAAGCAGGGGTAGAAGCAATAGATAAAAAGGGCAGTATTGTAGGCATGACTTCTGATGATCTCTTTGAAACCATTGAAAAACAAGCAGCTGATGGCATGGACTTTATGGCGGTTCACTGTGCATTAAACTTCGATATTATCAATACGCTTCAAAAGACAGGTAGGGTAACTGATGTAGTAAGTAGAGGAGGTTCCTTCCTTACAGGCTGGATGCTGCAAAATCAAAAGGAGAATCCTTTATATGAAGAATTTGATAGATTGCTGAAGATTATGAAGGCATATGATGTGGTTCTAAGTATAGGGGATGCCATAAGACCAGGATCTACAGCAGATTCATTAGACCAATCTCAAATTAAAGGCTTAATGGTTGCAGGCGATTTAGTTAAAAGAGCCCTTGCAGCAGGAGTTCAAGTAATGATTGAAGGTCCAGGGCATGTTCCTCTAAACCATGTAAAGACCACCATGCAATTACAAAAAAGATTATGTCACAACGTTCCTTATTACATATTAGGCTTCCTGGCAACAGATATAGCCCCAGGCTATGATAATATCACTGGTGCTATTGGAGGTGCCTTTGCAGGAATGCACGGTGCTGACTTCCTTTGCTATTTAACACCTGCAGAACACTTAGGTTTACCTAATGAAGATGATGTAAGAACAGGGGTTATCTCTACAAGAATCGCAGCACAGGCTGCAAATATTGCTAGAAAACGTGGTCATGTTATCAACAACGAGCTACAAATGGCGAAGGCTAGAGTAGAAATGAACTTAGAAAAACAGCTTCAAACCGCCATTCATCCAGAAATATTAAAACAAGCGATGAAGGGTCAAAAAAATGAGGACCAGCACTGTAGTGCTTGTGGCGATGATGATTGTGCTATGCAGGTGGCAGCAAAATACTTTGGCATTGCATAA
- the thiC gene encoding phosphomethylpyrimidine synthase ThiC: MTLLENARNGIITDEMKQVAIAEGVTEEFIRQGIAKGEIVLLGSKHHKDVRPVAVGTGLSTKVSASVGIHDKDDSIAGEIDKIMAAIEAGTDALMDLSVSGDIDGMRKEALAATTKPIGTLPLYQALADAKQKRGSSLKMTVDDLFEVIEKHAAEGIDFLALHCGTTMDIVARAKREGRIDPLVSFGGAHLIGWMIHNEAENPLYENFDRLLEIARKYDVVLSFADGMRPGCLADSLDGAQVHELVILGELVTRARNAGVQVMVKGPGHVPIDEIETTVKLQKSLCKGAPYFVFGPLVTDSAVGFDHISAAIGGAISAFAGAEFLCYVTPAEHVGLPNKKQVYDGVIASRIAAHAADVAKGIEKAIQWDLEMSQARRNLDWEKQMELSIDPETARRMWKERSDDFSSECTMCGKYCAMKIVSQFLNKEKATA, encoded by the coding sequence ATGACTTTATTAGAAAATGCAAGAAACGGTATCATCACTGATGAAATGAAGCAGGTGGCTATAGCAGAAGGCGTTACAGAGGAATTTATCCGCCAAGGAATTGCCAAGGGAGAAATCGTATTACTAGGAAGCAAGCACCACAAGGATGTAAGACCCGTTGCAGTAGGAACTGGCTTATCTACTAAAGTCAGTGCCAGCGTAGGAATACATGATAAAGATGATAGTATCGCTGGAGAAATAGATAAAATCATGGCTGCAATTGAAGCAGGTACCGATGCCCTTATGGATTTAAGTGTAAGTGGCGATATAGATGGTATGAGAAAAGAAGCTTTAGCGGCTACAACAAAACCTATTGGTACTTTACCTTTATATCAAGCTTTAGCCGATGCTAAGCAAAAAAGAGGCTCTTCACTAAAAATGACAGTAGATGATTTATTTGAAGTAATTGAAAAACATGCTGCTGAAGGAATAGACTTTTTAGCGCTACACTGTGGCACCACCATGGATATTGTTGCAAGAGCAAAGCGTGAAGGAAGAATTGATCCTTTAGTAAGCTTTGGAGGTGCTCATCTTATTGGATGGATGATTCACAATGAAGCAGAAAATCCTTTATATGAAAACTTTGATAGACTTTTAGAAATAGCAAGAAAATATGACGTGGTTTTAAGCTTTGCTGATGGCATGCGACCTGGATGTCTTGCAGATTCCTTAGACGGTGCACAGGTTCATGAGCTTGTCATCCTAGGAGAGTTAGTAACAAGGGCAAGGAATGCAGGCGTACAAGTAATGGTAAAGGGACCAGGACATGTTCCTATCGATGAAATAGAAACAACAGTAAAGTTACAAAAGAGTTTATGTAAAGGTGCCCCTTATTTTGTCTTTGGACCATTAGTAACGGATAGTGCAGTAGGCTTTGACCATATCAGTGCAGCTATAGGTGGTGCCATTAGTGCCTTTGCTGGTGCAGAATTTTTATGCTACGTTACCCCAGCAGAACATGTAGGCTTACCTAATAAAAAACAGGTTTACGATGGAGTAATTGCTTCTAGGATTGCTGCCCATGCTGCAGATGTCGCTAAGGGCATAGAAAAAGCTATTCAATGGGACTTAGAAATGTCACAAGCTAGAAGAAACTTAGATTGGGAAAAACAAATGGAATTATCCATCGATCCTGAGACCGCAAGAAGAATGTGGAAGGAAAGAAGTGATGATTTCTCCTCAGAGTGCACTATGTGTGGAAAATATTGTGCAATGAAGATTGTTTCACAATTTTTAAATAAAGAAAAGGCTACCGCTTAG
- a CDS encoding tyrosine-type recombinase/integrase: MKSKLSIHNKSDKPDNIVLKENQIIERCLEIEGQLPDFMRDFFLYLKNGVALSTRLAYLEDILFFCKYLVKESSLSQADTIKTISIEEFNKINAKDINRFLGDYCSRYTMENSEYIKVMENHNRALARKKSSLSVLFKFLFRDEIIEKNITDGFNPIRLPKPQPDAIKRLEIDEVAKMLEIVETGEAFTDKEKVYWEKTKLRDKAIIVLFVTYGLRVSELQQLNISSFNFNRGDFKIYRKRGKEVLMPLNKTCEKVIKEYIIKERPTEAALDEINKDALFLSLQNKRMTIRAIRNLVKKYTAMALGTSRDYGYSPHKLRATAATSLIQQGFSIYDVQNLLDHDNVTTTQLYAAHKKDVKREIVKNFEWIEEE, translated from the coding sequence GTGAAGAGCAAACTATCAATACATAATAAATCTGATAAACCAGATAATATTGTATTAAAAGAAAATCAAATAATAGAAAGATGTTTGGAAATTGAGGGACAATTACCTGATTTTATGAGAGATTTTTTCCTCTATTTAAAAAATGGCGTAGCTTTGTCTACCCGCCTAGCGTATTTAGAAGATATTTTATTCTTTTGCAAATACTTAGTAAAAGAATCTTCTCTATCGCAAGCGGATACTATTAAGACCATTTCAATAGAGGAATTTAATAAAATCAATGCGAAAGATATCAATCGATTTTTAGGAGATTATTGTTCACGATACACGATGGAAAATAGTGAGTATATCAAAGTTATGGAAAACCACAATAGAGCCTTAGCAAGAAAGAAATCTTCCTTATCTGTATTATTTAAGTTTTTATTTAGAGATGAAATTATTGAAAAAAATATTACCGATGGCTTTAACCCTATTCGCCTTCCTAAGCCTCAACCAGATGCAATTAAACGTCTTGAAATTGACGAAGTAGCAAAAATGCTGGAAATTGTAGAAACAGGAGAAGCTTTTACTGATAAGGAAAAGGTTTATTGGGAAAAAACGAAGTTAAGGGATAAAGCTATTATCGTTCTTTTTGTTACCTATGGATTACGGGTAAGCGAATTACAGCAGCTGAATATTTCCTCTTTCAATTTTAATAGAGGAGATTTTAAAATCTATAGAAAACGTGGTAAAGAAGTGCTGATGCCCCTAAACAAAACCTGTGAAAAGGTCATCAAGGAATATATTATTAAGGAACGTCCTACTGAAGCTGCTTTAGATGAAATCAATAAAGATGCTTTGTTTTTATCCTTGCAGAATAAAAGAATGACCATTAGGGCGATACGAAATTTAGTGAAAAAATATACTGCAATGGCTTTGGGCACAAGCCGTGATTATGGCTATAGCCCTCATAAATTGAGGGCAACTGCTGCTACTTCTTTGATTCAGCAGGGATTTTCCATCTATGATGTGCAAAACCTTTTAGATCATGATAATGTTACAACAACTCAGTTGTATGCTGCACATAAGAAGGATGTAAAACGAGAAATTGTAAAGAATTTTGAATGGATAGAAGAAGAATAG
- the lexA gene encoding transcriptional repressor LexA yields the protein MYEDLSSKQLEILKYMKQEISSKGYPPSVREMCQAVGLRSTSTVHGHLNKLEEKGYIRRDPTKPRAIEILSGDDHYDVKLHKEIIHVPILGKVTAGEPILAVENIEETFPLPIDFLSNSNEDVFILSIKGESMIETGILDGDYVIVRKQSHAANGDIVVALLENEATVKRFYHEGDHVRLQPENKYMEPIIVKDVAILGKVIGVFRKM from the coding sequence ATGTATGAAGACTTGAGTAGTAAACAATTAGAAATTTTAAAATACATGAAACAAGAAATAAGTTCTAAAGGTTATCCACCTTCTGTAAGAGAAATGTGTCAAGCTGTTGGTCTAAGATCTACTTCAACAGTGCATGGTCATTTAAACAAATTAGAAGAAAAAGGATATATCCGAAGAGATCCTACCAAACCTAGAGCGATAGAAATTTTAAGCGGTGACGATCATTATGATGTAAAGCTACATAAGGAAATTATTCATGTGCCTATTCTTGGTAAAGTTACAGCTGGGGAGCCTATTTTAGCGGTAGAAAATATAGAGGAAACTTTTCCTTTACCTATAGATTTTCTAAGCAATAGTAACGAAGATGTCTTTATTCTGTCGATTAAGGGTGAAAGTATGATTGAAACTGGGATATTAGATGGAGACTATGTGATTGTTCGCAAACAATCCCACGCTGCTAATGGGGATATTGTGGTGGCATTATTAGAGAATGAAGCTACCGTAAAAAGATTTTATCACGAGGGAGATCACGTAAGATTACAGCCGGAAAACAAGTATATGGAGCCTATTATTGTGAAGGATGTTGCTATTTTAGGGAAGGTTATAGGTGTTTTCCGAAAAATGTAA
- a CDS encoding aminotransferase class I/II-fold pyridoxal phosphate-dependent enzyme, with amino-acid sequence MYHDKEILHNLFGIEKNLLNKMEEIEKDLDLIFKQVDTSKSFNQYKILSAMQECKLSDQHFNWTTGYGYNDLGRDKLEEVYAKVFKTEDAIVRPTIANGTHALTLCLTGLLQSGDEMVAVTGKPYDTLDKLIGISGDYRGSFKNTNINYKQIDFLENGEVDFASIEKEVTEKTRLVYIQRSTGYGFRKALNIETIEKIIRLVKSKYPHILCMVDNCYGEFLETKEPTEVGADILAGSLIKNPGGGLALSGGYIVGKKALIELISYKLTSPGIGKECGLTFGMSRTMFQGLFLAPHTVSGAIKGAIFCSKLFEEEGYEVQPKHKDQRSDIIQAVKLEDKEKVLAFCRGIQEAAPVDAFVTPVPWDMPGYDHPVIMAAGAFVQGSSIELSADAPIRPPYIVYFQGGLTYEHSKLGVLKALQNIKNLSHAHDSIV; translated from the coding sequence ATGTACCACGACAAAGAAATATTACATAATCTTTTTGGTATTGAGAAAAATCTTCTTAATAAAATGGAAGAGATAGAAAAGGACTTGGATTTAATTTTTAAACAGGTAGATACTAGCAAGAGCTTTAACCAATATAAGATACTGTCTGCAATGCAGGAGTGTAAGTTAAGTGACCAGCATTTTAACTGGACAACAGGTTATGGCTACAATGATTTAGGACGAGATAAATTAGAAGAGGTATATGCGAAGGTTTTTAAAACAGAAGATGCCATCGTCAGGCCAACCATTGCTAATGGCACCCACGCTTTAACCCTATGTTTAACTGGTTTACTTCAATCTGGAGATGAAATGGTTGCCGTTACTGGTAAACCTTATGATACCTTAGATAAATTAATTGGTATTAGCGGTGATTATAGGGGGAGCTTTAAAAATACCAATATCAACTATAAACAAATAGATTTTTTGGAAAATGGAGAAGTAGACTTTGCATCTATTGAAAAAGAAGTTACCGAAAAGACAAGGTTAGTATATATTCAAAGATCTACAGGCTACGGCTTTAGAAAAGCTTTAAATATTGAAACCATAGAAAAAATTATTCGCTTGGTAAAAAGCAAGTATCCGCATATCCTATGTATGGTAGATAACTGCTATGGAGAATTTCTTGAAACCAAAGAACCAACAGAAGTAGGGGCAGATATTTTAGCAGGTTCTCTGATTAAAAATCCTGGTGGGGGACTAGCTTTATCTGGAGGCTATATTGTAGGAAAAAAAGCACTTATAGAGTTAATTTCTTATAAGTTGACTTCTCCAGGTATAGGTAAGGAATGTGGCCTCACCTTTGGCATGTCTAGAACTATGTTTCAAGGACTTTTTTTAGCGCCTCATACTGTAAGCGGCGCAATAAAAGGCGCTATTTTTTGCTCGAAACTATTTGAAGAAGAAGGTTATGAGGTGCAGCCTAAGCACAAGGATCAAAGAAGTGATATTATACAAGCAGTAAAGCTAGAGGATAAGGAAAAAGTTCTGGCTTTTTGTAGAGGGATTCAGGAAGCAGCCCCTGTGGATGCCTTTGTAACACCAGTTCCTTGGGATATGCCGGGGTATGATCATCCTGTTATTATGGCGGCTGGTGCTTTTGTGCAGGGCTCCTCTATTGAACTCAGCGCCGATGCCCCCATAAGACCTCCTTATATTGTCTATTTCCAAGGAGGCCTGACTTACGAACATAGTAAACTGGGGGTACTAAAGGCCCTTCAAAATATAAAAAATTTATCACATGCACATGATAGTATAGTGTAG
- a CDS encoding GTPase, giving the protein MSNCILLGKPNVGKTSFFLNFAEFLGINRCTLEFMDFEGNAVAKHYSVNVAKNYLISASPFKTKDVCKIKLSIPVYKGRSDFLLHDTGGLMDGIHKDENVRKSMAETLKYLYLSNIVLHMIDTSTIFTNQISTMSEIDYQINKYGNSKGCYCILANKMDLSEGEKGLAFLKNKFRNTYILPISALKGMGFGEVKQFVARNI; this is encoded by the coding sequence ATGAGCAATTGTATATTACTAGGTAAACCTAATGTTGGAAAAACATCTTTCTTTTTAAATTTTGCTGAGTTTTTAGGTATAAACAGATGCACCTTAGAATTTATGGATTTTGAGGGAAATGCTGTGGCAAAACATTATTCAGTAAATGTAGCAAAAAACTATTTAATAAGTGCCTCTCCCTTTAAAACAAAGGATGTCTGCAAAATAAAACTGTCTATTCCAGTCTACAAAGGTAGATCAGATTTTCTATTACATGATACAGGCGGATTAATGGATGGCATTCATAAAGATGAGAATGTCAGAAAATCTATGGCAGAGACCCTTAAATATTTATATTTATCTAATATCGTTTTACATATGATAGACACCTCTACAATTTTTACAAATCAAATAAGCACCATGAGTGAAATTGACTATCAAATTAACAAGTATGGTAACAGCAAGGGTTGCTACTGTATTTTAGCGAACAAGATGGATTTAAGTGAAGGAGAAAAGGGGCTTGCGTTTCTTAAGAATAAATTTAGAAATACTTACATTCTTCCTATATCTGCTTTAAAGGGGATGGGGTTTGGGGAGGTGAAGCAATTTGTTGCTAGAAATATTTAG
- the hfq gene encoding RNA chaperone Hfq, producing MKNNINLQDIFLNQVRKESLPITIYLVNGFQLKGLVKGFDNYTIVLDTDGKQQLIYKHAISTIAPSSNINFMQNTKQ from the coding sequence ATGAAAAATAATATTAACTTACAAGATATCTTTTTGAATCAAGTAAGAAAAGAAAGTCTTCCAATAACTATATATTTAGTGAATGGATTTCAACTAAAAGGTTTGGTAAAGGGCTTTGATAACTATACGATTGTCTTAGATACTGATGGTAAACAGCAATTGATTTACAAACATGCTATTTCAACAATTGCTCCCAGCAGCAACATCAACTTTATGCAAAATACTAAGCAATAA
- the miaA gene encoding tRNA (adenosine(37)-N6)-dimethylallyltransferase MiaA, whose translation MKKKLLILVGPTAVGKTDTSIELAMRLEGEIISADSMQIYKLMNIGTAKPSVEEMQGIPHYLMDIIMPNEDFSVAAFQQKAKAAIEEITNKKKLPIIVGGTGLYVNAIIYNMDFTSTVSNWQLRNQLQEEALKYGNEYLHNKLREIDPEAAERIHKNNVKRVIRAIEVFHESGEKIGNFREDVQFNDAYNFILIGLTRDREELYTRINHRVDIMMKEGLVQEVRNLLEMGYPEDLVAFKGLGYKEVIHYLKGNASLQETVDIIKRDTRRYAKRQLTWFRRFENIQWYNLSEYPSKEKLINNIQEYIEGHFNVL comes from the coding sequence TTGAAGAAAAAGCTGTTAATCCTTGTGGGCCCTACTGCAGTCGGCAAAACGGATACCTCTATAGAGCTAGCTATGAGATTAGAGGGGGAAATCATATCAGCTGACTCTATGCAAATTTATAAACTTATGAACATCGGAACTGCAAAACCTTCTGTAGAAGAAATGCAAGGAATTCCTCATTATTTGATGGATATTATAATGCCAAACGAAGATTTTTCAGTAGCGGCATTTCAGCAGAAGGCAAAAGCAGCTATAGAAGAAATAACCAATAAAAAGAAACTTCCCATTATCGTAGGTGGTACGGGTTTATATGTGAATGCTATTATTTATAATATGGACTTTACCTCTACAGTTTCTAATTGGCAGTTGAGAAATCAATTACAAGAAGAAGCGCTTAAATACGGAAATGAATACCTTCATAATAAGCTGAGGGAAATAGATCCTGAAGCAGCAGAAAGAATACATAAAAACAATGTAAAGAGAGTTATTCGAGCGATAGAAGTATTTCATGAAAGTGGAGAAAAGATAGGAAATTTTCGGGAAGATGTTCAGTTCAATGATGCATATAACTTTATTTTAATAGGCCTCACTCGGGACAGAGAAGAGTTATATACTAGGATTAACCACCGTGTCGATATCATGATGAAGGAAGGTTTGGTGCAAGAAGTAAGAAATTTACTAGAAATGGGTTATCCAGAAGACTTGGTGGCCTTTAAGGGCCTAGGTTATAAAGAAGTGATTCATTATTTAAAAGGAAATGCAAGTTTACAGGAAACCGTTGATATTATCAAAAGAGATACCAGAAGATACGCTAAGAGACAATTAACCTGGTTTAGACGTTTTGAAAATATTCAGTGGTATAATTTATCGGAATATCCTTCAAAAGAAAAATTAATTAACAATATTCAAGAATATATAGAAGGACATTTTAATGTGTTATAG
- the mutL gene encoding DNA mismatch repair endonuclease MutL — protein MQKAIKLLDNLTINKIAAGEVVEGPQSVVKELIENAIDAGATSIIVEIKEGGQKFIRVTDNGGGIHEEDVETAFMRHATSKIQYLEDLNVTLTLGFRGEALASIAAVSQIQMVTKPKEQLHGISLDIVAGNVTNKKQVGAPDGTTIIVKNLFFNTPARLKFMKTPQSDTTKIGEIMSRLALSQPHIAFKYINNNNVMFTTSGTNRLDQTILSILDKALFKSLIAMRAAKKGIELDGYISQPSYVRGNRNYEIVFVNGRYVKSKFLYRSIEEAYREKLPINKFPVCILNLKIDPSLVDINVHPTKTEIKFHDEEILYEVIYDSITSALSKNTLVPKLSLHSKQSNSSIGATFTNPVYRENKSIYSTHNNNKSNSLQMSFEEKKDYDVTTKTPVTENTITSFPKKPMRLQEENPQLETTQENFLSTLLNNYKVIGQLFDTYVIIEKDLCMYLIDQHAAHERLVYNKMLQEFINDRVTTQSLLAPKLLDLSHEDFLFMTQYIDKFKKLGFNIEIFGNNTILIREVPLIMGVPRDFDFMLKIIDELKNDPTSDTYFNETIIRKSCREAIKAMDKLHISEIHGLIKDLSTIQPPLTCPHGRPILLSLTKYEIEKHFKRIQ, from the coding sequence ATGCAAAAAGCAATAAAACTTTTAGATAACTTAACGATTAATAAAATAGCTGCAGGAGAAGTAGTGGAGGGACCCCAATCTGTTGTAAAAGAATTAATTGAAAATGCTATTGACGCTGGTGCCACAAGTATTATTGTAGAAATAAAGGAAGGTGGTCAAAAGTTTATTAGAGTCACTGATAATGGAGGGGGTATCCATGAAGAAGACGTTGAAACAGCTTTTATGCGTCATGCTACTTCTAAAATACAATATTTAGAAGATTTAAACGTCACCTTGACGCTAGGCTTTAGAGGAGAGGCTTTAGCAAGTATTGCTGCTGTATCACAAATTCAGATGGTTACAAAACCCAAGGAACAATTACATGGTATTTCTTTGGATATAGTTGCAGGGAATGTAACAAATAAAAAACAAGTTGGTGCTCCCGATGGTACTACCATCATTGTAAAAAACTTGTTTTTCAACACACCAGCTAGACTAAAGTTTATGAAAACCCCTCAAAGCGATACAACAAAAATAGGAGAAATCATGTCAAGACTTGCCTTAAGTCAGCCTCATATCGCTTTCAAATATATTAACAATAATAATGTTATGTTTACTACTTCTGGTACTAATCGCTTAGACCAAACCATCTTATCTATATTAGATAAAGCATTATTTAAGAGTCTTATAGCTATGCGTGCTGCAAAGAAGGGTATTGAATTGGATGGTTATATAAGTCAGCCTAGCTATGTTAGAGGCAATAGAAACTATGAGATTGTTTTTGTTAATGGGCGATATGTTAAAAGCAAGTTTCTTTATCGATCAATTGAAGAGGCCTATAGAGAAAAACTACCTATTAATAAATTTCCTGTATGTATTTTAAACTTAAAGATTGATCCTAGTTTAGTAGATATTAATGTCCATCCAACAAAAACAGAAATAAAATTTCATGATGAAGAGATCCTTTATGAAGTGATCTATGATAGTATTACTTCTGCTCTATCAAAAAACACTTTGGTGCCTAAACTTTCGTTGCATAGTAAACAAAGCAATTCATCTATAGGAGCAACTTTTACGAATCCTGTTTATAGGGAGAATAAAAGCATCTATAGTACACATAATAACAATAAATCCAATAGTTTACAAATGTCCTTCGAAGAGAAGAAGGATTACGATGTAACTACTAAAACACCAGTGACTGAAAATACGATTACTAGTTTTCCCAAAAAGCCCATGCGGTTGCAGGAGGAGAATCCTCAATTAGAAACGACACAGGAAAATTTTCTTAGTACTTTGCTAAATAATTATAAAGTTATAGGACAATTATTTGATACTTATGTTATTATAGAAAAGGATCTTTGCATGTATCTTATTGATCAACATGCTGCTCATGAAAGATTGGTTTACAATAAAATGTTACAAGAATTTATAAATGATCGTGTTACTACGCAAAGTCTATTAGCACCAAAACTTTTAGATTTATCCCATGAAGATTTTCTGTTCATGACGCAATATATAGACAAATTTAAAAAACTTGGTTTCAATATCGAAATCTTTGGCAATAATACGATTTTGATTAGAGAAGTTCCCTTAATTATGGGAGTGCCTAGAGATTTTGATTTTATGTTAAAAATCATTGATGAGCTAAAAAATGACCCTACGAGTGATACATATTTCAATGAAACGATTATTAGAAAATCCTGTAGAGAAGCCATTAAAGCAATGGATAAACTTCATATTTCTGAAATTCATGGGTTGATAAAGGATCTAAGTACAATACAACCTCCCTTAACTTGTCCACATGGGAGACCAATTTTGTTATCTTTAACAAAGTATGAGATAGAAAAACATTTTAAAAGAATTCAATAG